Proteins encoded together in one Carya illinoinensis cultivar Pawnee chromosome 3, C.illinoinensisPawnee_v1, whole genome shotgun sequence window:
- the LOC122304819 gene encoding uncharacterized protein LOC122304819, which translates to MVVLMEPFQTFVKAPRYMRAFRFDHVISNEALGGKIWIFWMNDMDVQVTRMSSQFISLRIAEGPFHFLGCFIYAKCNMMERRNLWEELRLSSTGTEPCLFAGDFNIIRSELERKGGFSKSWAKLDRVLIDPNLLTKCPNVTCSYLPRTTSDHCPMYIEFRKDPFSYGPSPFRFQQMWVEHPDFMDFVQNVWAAPAVGTGLLNLANKFKKLKVAFREWNKTVFGRKNVQIDALEKKVEELEGSLQRVWNEDVERELVSSSVELSSWRRREDTRLAQMAKLKWKMEGDRNTKFFHVCLASKRNKRIQEMRTLNGVEYSSPEDIHQGAINYFSGFLQNTNQSRELPDLSYLISPVIDEADSTHICRIPSLDEVHEALSSIPINSSPGLDGFGAGFFKSCWEVVKMDVLSAISEFFISKSLPRFYTASFIVLIPKMGVPTGFDKFRPISLCSVFYKICSKIIVNRLTGLLPKMISLEQGTFIPGRSIFENISLTQEMVHSLNKQSHGGNIMLKVDMAKAYDRVDWNFLLGVLRCFGFPPSFCDLIHACISNIWYSVMLNGTTKGFFQGGRGLRQGDPLSPYLFIILQEVLSRLLKNSVVEKRIGQFSQARGTPQISHLMYADDIVIFLNGSKNSIRELLWVFEKYENWSGQMINKDKTSMFFSRKISPACKRALKRMTGFSEGSFPFKYLGVPIVPKSIIKVLNRLMSTFFWGEVNGKRKKKWVAWTNICKPVEEGGLGLRNLDDMQKALHMRDGNILFWYDKWREDGPLIDDFHIVGNPLVQIKDCKMSNSWDVDLLTNLVGQNNVDNIIEALARCKGGSDVLIWTKHDSGNFNTKSAWDCIRVRGSSMEWHSWMWHKSLPLKISIAMWKAWNMALSVDDRLRRIGIPIVSRCDCCDEGSYEDQNHVLFEGVFVAKIWHYSGTIFGLPIGRSWMETVKAWFRRASSSSQVGRLVGFLPSIITWQLWQRRCTARMEGRFEPFNSVWHAIKSWMTSVCQDMNKLVSWKKPAQGWFKLNTGGSSLGNPGSSGVGGIIRNDRGHLVHTFSSHIDFGSNNRAELLALLQGLKACKQLGIHLVEIELDSQVVISWWNRRRCGVWYLEDLWEDILNITDSMVVYAFWYNGSKKEGKDYHTTLAKTIYKTTSYP; encoded by the exons ATGGTAGTCTTGATGGAACCGTTTCAGACCTTTGTTAAAGCTCCAAGATACATGCGGGCTTTTCGTTTTGATCATGTTATCTCTAATGAAGCGTTAGGTGGGAAAATCTGGATTTTCTGGATGAATGATATGGATGTTCAAGTCACCCGTATGAGTTCGCAGTTTATTTCCTTACGTATAGCGGAGGGTCCCTTCCATTTTCTGGGCTGTTTTATTTACGCCAAATGCAATATGATGGAGAGACGAAATTTATGGGAAGAGCTACGTTTGTCTAGCACTGGTACAGAGCCTTGTTTGTTCGCCGGTGACTTTAATATTATTCGGTCTGAGTTGGAACGGAAGGGAG GTTTCTCCAAAAGTTGGGCTAAATTGGACCGGGTGCTCATTGATCCTAACCTTCTTACTAAATGTCCCAACGTGACTTGCTCGTATCTGCCGAGGACCACTTCCGATCACTGTCCTATGTACATAGAGTTTCGTAAGGATCCTTTTTCCTATGGCCCCTCTCCATTTCGATTCCAGCAAATGTGGGTGGAACATCCCGACTTTATGGATTTTGTTCAGAATGTTTGGGCTGCTCCTGCTGTTGGTACAGGTCTGTTAAATCTTGCTAATAAATTTAAGAAGCTAAAAGTGGCTTTTCGGGAATGGAACAAGACAGTTTTTGGGAGGAAAAATGTTCAGATTGATGCCCTTGAAAAGAAAGTTGAGGAACTTGAGGGTAGTCTTCAAAGGGTTTGGAATGAAGATGTCGAAAGAGAGCTTGTTTCTTCCAGTGTTGAGTTGTCATCTTGGAGGCGTCGAGAAGATACTAGATTGGCTCAAATGGCTAAGCTAAAGTGGAAAATGGAAGGAGACCgaaacacaaaattttttcatgtttgtttAGCTAGTAAAAGGAACAAGAGAATTCAAGAGATGAGAACGTTGAATGGGGTAGAGTATTCTTCACCAGAAGACATTCATCAAGGTgccattaattatttttctggttttcttCAAAATACCAACCAGTCAAGAGAGCTTCCGGATTTATCTTACTTAATATCCCCGGTTATTGATGAAGCGGATAGTACCCATATCTGTCGCATTCCTTCTCTGGATGAAGTTCATGAGGCTCTTTCTTCTATTCCTATAAATAGTTCACCAGGGCTAGATGGTTTTGGTGCGGGTTTCTTTAAAAGCTGCTGGGAGGTGGTGAAGATGGATGTCTTGTCTGctatttcagaattttttatCTCTAAATCTCTTCCGAGGTTCTATACGGCTTCTTTTATTGTGCTCATTCCGAAGATGGGTGTGCCTACAGGGTTCGACAAATTTAGGCCGATCAGTCTTTGTTCGGTTTTCTATAAAATATGCTccaaaattattgttaatcGTCTTACTGGCCTTCTTCCCAAGATGATTTCTCTTGAGCAAGGCACTTTTATTCCTGGGCgtagtatttttgaaaatatcagtCTTACTCAGGAAATGGTCCATTCTCTTAACAAGCAATCTCATGGTGGTAATATCATGCTCAAAGTTGATATGGCCAAAGCGTATGATCGAGTGGATTGGAATTTTTTGTTGGGGGTGCTTCGTTGTTTtggttttcctccttctttttgtgatttaattCATGCTTGTATTTCCAATATTTGGTATTCTGTGATGCTTAATGGTACGACAAAAGGTTTCTTTCAAGGGGGTCGTGGTCTTCGTCAGGGGGATCCTCtctctccttatctttttattattcttcaAGAGGTCCTTTCGAGACTCTTGAAAAATAGTGTGGTAGAAAAAAGGATTGGTCAATTTTCTCAAGCTCGAGGTACTCCCcagatttctcatcttatgtatgctgatgacattgtgatttttttgaatgGCAGCAAGAATTCTATTAGGGAGCTATTATGGGTTTTTGAGAAGTATGAAAATTGGTCAGGGCAGATGATCAATAAAGATAAAACTTCTATGTTCTTTTCTCGAAAAATCTCGCCGGCCTGTAAGAGAGCTCTCAAGCGGATGACAGGGTTTTCAGAAGGATCTTTTCCCTTTAAGTACTTAGGAGTTCCTATT GTTCCCAAATCTATTATCAAAGTCCTTAATCGTCTGATGAGCACTTTCTTTTGGGGCGAGGTGAATGGGAAACGTAAAAAAAAATGGGTGGCTTGGACTAATATCTGTAAGCCAGTTGAGGAAGGTGGTCTGGGGTTGCGCAATTTGGATGATATGCAAAAAGCCTTGCACATGCG GGATGGGAACATTTTattttggtatgataaatggaGGGAAGATGGTCCTTTAATTGATGATTTCCATATTGTGGGAAACCCGCTGGTTCAAATTAAGGATTGTAAAATGTCGAATAGCTGGGATGTGGATTTATTGACTAACTTAGTGGGTCAGAATAATGTGGATAACATAATTGAGGCTTTGGCTCGTTGTAAGGGGGGATCGGATGTGTTGATATGGACGAAGCATGATAGTGGTAACTTCAATACTAAATCGGCTTGGGATTGTATTCGAGTTCGAGGGTCTAGCATGGAATGGCATTCTTGGATGTGGCATAAATCCCTTCCCCTTAAAATCTCTATTGCTATGTGGAAAGCTTGGAATATGGCTTTGAGTGTTGACGATCGTCTTCGACGGATTGGTATTCCTATAGTTTCTCGTTGCGACTGTTGTGACGAAGGCAGTTATGAAGATCAAAACCATGTCTTGTTTGAAGGGGTCTTTGTTGCAAAGATTTGGCATTATTCTGGTACTATTTTTGGTCTTCCTATTGGTCGCTCCTGGATGGAGACAGTGAAAGCCTGGTTTCGacgtgcttcttcttcttctcaagtGGGGCGTTTGGTCGGTTTTCTTCCTTCCATCATTACTTGGCAACTCTGGCAAAGAAGATGTACGGCCCGTATGGAGGGGCGTTTTGAGCCTTTCAATTCGGTTTGGCATGCTATTAAATCCTGGATGACTTCTGTGTGTCAAGACATGAATAAG CTTGTGTCTTGGAAAAAACCTGCTCAAGGGTGGTTCAAGTTGAATACAGGTGGCAGTAGCCTTGGTAATCCAGGTTCTTCAGGGGTGGGTGGGATTATTAGAAATGATCGCGGTCATTTGGTTCATACTTTTTCTTCTCATATTGATTTTGGTTCTAATAATAGAGCCGAGTTGTTAGCTCTTCTACAAGGTCTCAAAGCCTGTAAACAATTGGGTATACACTTGGTAGAAATTGAATTAGATTCTCAAGTGGTTATCTCATGGTGGAATAGGAGGAGATGTGGTGTCTGGTATTTGGAGGATTTATGGGAAGATATTCTTAATATTACTGACTCTATG GTGGTTTATGCTTTTTG GTATAATGGGtccaaaaaagaaggcaaagactACCATACCACACTTGCGAAGACAATCTACAAGACTACAAGCTATCCATAG